A stretch of Rhododendron vialii isolate Sample 1 chromosome 4a, ASM3025357v1 DNA encodes these proteins:
- the LOC131323087 gene encoding tricyclene synthase EBOS, chloroplastic-like isoform X1 — protein MVDQDSQQTSKRRSANYQPTAWDSDFIKSLKNHDVDEIQKQRAEKLKEDVKAMIWDTYSNSLTILELIDDIQRLGLSYHFDKDIKRALDKIILPRNGNNVMEDQKIGIHAIALCFRLCRQHGYEVSQDVFKRFKDENGNFMESLSKDTNGLLSLYEASYFSFDGEKLMEEAKVFTTKHLKGKIANEDLMEQINHALEMPLQHRMLRLEARWYIEAYGKSNDVNYLLLEMAKLEFNMVQSMLQGELKDMSRWWEDISLGKRLSFMRDRSMECYFWNVGMIFEPKFSDCRKSLTKLAALVTTIDDVYDVYGSLDELELFTAAVHRWDIEAVEILPDYMKLCFLALYNTTNEMAYDILKRKGVNIIPYLKRAWADICKTFLREAKWCSNRETPTFKAYLDNALVSVSGVLISIHVYFLLTETITKEALECLEKKYHPLVECSSLIFRFSNDLATSKAELERGESANSILCYMHETGVSEQEARKHISSLIEEAWKKMNKERVATDSPFEKPFIETAFNPARIAQCTYQNGDGHGAPDNKAKNRVLSVIIEPITLACAKTSNMLASVS, from the exons GATGAAATACAGAAGCAGAGGGCAGAGAAACTGAAGGAGGATGTAAAGGCTATGATTTGGGATACATATTCAAATTCATTGACAATACTCGAACTGATAGATGATATTCAACGCTTGGGATTGAGCTATCACTTTGACAAGGATATCAAGAGAGCACTTGATAAAATTATACTACCGAGGAATGGAAATAATGTGATGGAAGATCAAAAGATTGGTATTCATGCTATTGCGCTCTGCTTTAGGCTCTGTAGACAACATGGTTATGAGGTCTCCCAAG ATGTGTTTAAGAGATTCAAGGACGAAAATGGAAACTTCATGGAATCCCTAAGCAAGGACACCAATGGATTGCTAAGTTTGTATGAAGCTTCTTACTTTTCATTTGATGGAGAAAAACTGATGGAAGAGGCCAAAGTATTCACAACCAAACATCTGAAGGGAAAGATAGCGAACGAAGACCTTATGGAACAAATAAATCATGCACTGGAAATGCCTTTGCAGCATAGGATGCTAAGGCTTGAGGCAAGGTGGTATATTGAAGCTTATGGTAAAAGTAACGATGTAAATTATTTGCTACTTGAAATGGCTAAGTTGGAGTTCAACATGGTGCAATCTATGCTTCAAGGAGAGCTCAAAGACATGTCAAG gTGGTGGGAAGATATAAGCTTGGGAAAAAGGTTGAGTTTTATGAGGGACAGATCGATGGAATGCTACTTTTGGAATGTGGGCATGATTTTTGAGCCCAAATTCAGTGATTGCCGAAAGAGTTTAACGAAATTGGCAGCACTTGTAACCACCATTGATGATGTCTATGACGTTTACGGATCATTGGATGAGCTTGAACTATTCACAGCAGCTGTTCACAG ATGGGATATAGAGGCTGTGGAAATCCTTCCCGACTACATGAAGTTGTGCTTCCTAGCTCTCTACAACACTACCAATGAAATGGCTTATGACATTCTTAAACGAAAAGGAGTTAACATCATCCCATACTTAAAAAGAGCG TGGGCAGATATATGCAAAACATTCTTGAGGGAAGCAAAATGGTGTTCAAACAGGGAGACTCCAACATTTAAGGCATATCTTGACAATGCATTGGTTTCGGTATCGGGGGTGCTTATATCAATCCATGTCTACTTCTTGTTGACTGAAACTATTACAAAAGAGGCTCTGGAGTGCCTAGAGAAGAAGTACCATCCTCTTGTGGAGTGTTCATCTCTCATTTTTCGTTTTTCCAATGATTTGGCCACATCCAAG GCTGAGTTGGAGAGAGGTGAATCTGCAAACTCAATCCTCTGTTACATGCACGAAACCGGAGTTTCTGAACAAGAAGCCCGAAAGCACATAAGTAGTTTGATCGAGGAAGCgtggaagaagatgaacaaaGAACGAGTAGCAACTGATTCTCCATTTGAGAAACCGTTTATTGAAACGGCTTTTAACCCTGCTCGGATTGCCCAATGCACTTACCAAAACGGAGATGGGCATGGAGCTCCGGATAACAAAGCAAAAAACCGGGTTTTATCTGTGATAATTGAACCCATTACACTTGCATGTGCAAAGACTTCAAATATGTTAGCTAGTGTTTCTTGA